The genomic window aaaaattttcaaaacttagtaataaaatattacaaatacacAGCAATAACTCCAAAAAGCTTGGTATGGAATCTTATAGTCAAACATTAATATTTCTGTGTTCACTCTAAGTAGAAGAAAGACTGTTGGAATTTTGAAATTGAGCTTTTGTGAACTTGTATCCAAATACTGATTTGGAACAAAAATTCCCTTTTCAATTTTGAGTTTTATACCTGTTTTTGACGAGCCAATATTTGCTGTTATCCGAATTTGCTCCTTCAAAGCCATAGCCAACCACCAGAACACCATGATCCAGGTTTTTGCTGCTGCAGTCTGGTTCAAAATAAATGCCTGGGAGAGTAAAATCAATGCTGGGGTGAGAAGCTCCAAGTGACGTGTGACAGTAACCCACCCTACCACCCTCCATAAGGGAGTCATCTCTAAATTCAGTAAAATGTCATAAACAAATGCCAAATAAGGACCCAAACAATATTGGCCAAAAAACAGTAATGgctgataaaggaaaaaagtcaacCTCAACTCAATAGAAATCAACTAACTTCAACTAAGTTCAAGATATTTTCtacctaaaaaaaagaaaatccaaaagataAAACCTATGGTTTACAGCTAAGGTGATTTAGATACTTATCTCTAAGCCCAAATACCAATTTGCATAATCCCTTTCTATTCCCAGGATGTCAGTCTAAAATAGcaccaaaataaacaaacaaaaacttgaagGGGATTCTTTACAGTCCTAATTACAGTAGTAaaaaactttgagaaaaaaagGCCCAACAactggaaaatagtttggaaaaTTAGGTTGTCTCTATACAATTACatggccatttaaaaatatttatgagaaGTTTAACATAACTAAGTATTTTCTCATGTCAAATGCAAACATCACTATGTTAAATGCTCACTCTCAAAGTACTACATTCCTGCAAAGCAGGACGTCATATCAAAGAATCAATCACGGTGATGCTTCCCAATTCTGCCtaaatttctataataaaatgaCACTTACCTGATTTGTAGAACTGGAAGGACGAATGGCCTGCATCCATAGCAACAGAGATGGGCCCCACAGTTGCGACTGCTTTCATCAGGGCCTTCTCCTTTCCAGGTAGGATCACTGTGAAGCCAGTGTCATTAGCAACGGAATTCTCAGGTCTGTACTTACAGATTTCATCCTTTTAAAGTTAAAGGGGGAGAGACTTGATCACTACCATCTACCTCCTGGGGAACATTAGTTCTAGAACCAAAACACTCAGCAATTTGCAACCTAGGATTTCCAAATCAACACCCTTATAAATCGTCCCATGAAATAAAATGCTATTCAttgatttgaaaatgaaaaatcagttGACATTTCTTCAATGAGAACCCCTAGGTCAATCTGTCCATAAAAAATTTTTCACAATGGATAAAGTTCTATTATATGTAGAATGGTTTGCCTATTCTCCATGTTATGTAAAAGCAAGAACAGCTATGTGTTAACCATCTAATGTTACTTATATGGTAACCATTAGCTGTTGACCATCTCACCAGAGAACTGTGTAAaggctgataatttttttttttttttttgagatggagtctcgctctgcggcccaggctggagtgcactggtgcgatcttggctcactgcaagctccacctcccaggttcacgccattctcctgcctcagtctcctgagtagctgggactacaggcgcccgccaccaggccaggctaattttttttgtatttttagtagagacggggtttcactgtgttagccaggattgtcttgatctcctgacctcgtgatccgcctgtctcggcctcccaaagtgctgggattacaggcgtgatccaccacgcctggccaaaggctaataatttataataacaaTACTCACGGTTTGCAGATGTAGATTCTACCATATAAAATGTGAATTCTGAAAAAAGTATCTGTTATCTCTGAAAGTGTTCCACTTTCCAAAAGCAGAGACAAGATAAGGAGCTCCATTTACCATGGCTACATATGGATAGGATTCCTCAGAGTCCAGGCCTCCATTCTCCTTGACATACTGGAAGGCCTTATCCATGAAGCCACCATTGCAGCCCTGATTGCCTTGAGGATGCGAACAGTCCACCAGATTCTGCTCGCTCAGTGAGACAAGTTTCCCAGTTTTCCGGAACATCTGTCCTTCAAGAGCACCAGTCGCACTAAAAGCCCAACAAGAACCACACTGTTtctaaaaagggagaaaaaaaagctgTCAATTTACAAGACCAATACAAATACAGTACCCCATAATTGAATTATctgaatattctttaaaaaaaaaaaaaaaaccattgccacactttgggaggccgaggtgggcagatcacttgaggagaggagtttgaaaccagcctggacaacatgaggaaaccctgtcgctactaaaaatacacaaaaattagctgggcatggtggtgagcacttgtaatcccagctactcgggaggcggaggcaggagaatctcctgaacccaggaggcagaggttgcagtgagccaagatcacgccatcgcaatccagcctgggcaacaagagcaaaactccgtctcaaacaaacaaacaaaaaaaaccaccaaaaaccaaaaatacaaaaaacccatCACCATATGTTGTGCCACCATCTACCACAGCAATGACACCAATTCCTTCTTGGCTTTCCTGTGGAGACGGAGGTCTGAATCTGACGCTGTCTCACCTGATTCTTCACTGGCGTCACATAGCCTTTCTTTCTCCAATCCACAGATTTGGGAAGATCAAGAAACAGAGGCTCACGGAACACTTTCCCCTTCCTGAATTTCTGGTTTCGAAAGCAACCCATCATCTGCCTGAATTCTTCATTGGTCTTCAAggagaagtaaataaaatgttaaaagcaagACTATTTTGGTGAAGAACTGAGAAGCAGCACAGAGTTCAGCAATCCTTGCCACACTCACCATGTCACCAAAAGCATTCATGGCCATTGTGAAGCCATGTTTCCCTTGGCTGTATTCCCCATTGTGCAGTTCAatcattttcatattcttttcccACACTGCTCTCCTCCATCCTTCTTCATTCTAGAGGCAAACATATAGCTGGTGGACTTTATGTCTACTTACCCAACCCATGTTCACCAAGCCGATTTGCGGGCAGAAATGGAAGAGAAATCATGGCCAGGGATGGGTTGATACTTCTCCGGGAGCTGTTCTCCAAGCCAAGACACAATGGAGATATATGCCCATATTGCACCTATAATGGGTGCTGTTAGGTTATTGCCTGGTAAGGTCTGGCGTCTAGAAGCTACTCTCTGGCTATCAACTCCCAACAGCAAGGAACATTCTCTCCAGAGTCCCTCTGGACAGTTTCAGATGTTACCAACCGCGCCATATAATCTTCTGTGTGTTGCCTTCCACTGGTACCACTTTGTATCCAAATTTTGGTCAAATTTTGGAACAGCGGAGGCTATTCCCAAGCAAAAGGCAGCCAGGACGAGCGAAAGATTCATGTTCCAAAAcctagagagagaaaagaaatgagtatCTGATTAGACCAATCCTAAAAAGCCATCTTACAGCCCCcgtggaataaaaatatttcaattattcTCCCTAGCATTTCCCCAAGGACTGTGGAAGAGGCTGAAACAGGCCAAGTGGAGGTATTTGATGGGCCCACCAAAATGAAAAGCAGCCTGCAGAGTTGGAGGCGTTGAAACAGCATATGCGATAATTTAGGGTATGAGAAGGGTGTGAAAGATACCTGACGGGTGAGAAGCTTAAGGCAACAACTAGAAAACTAGGAAAGAGTTGGTCCAGGTTTTGCACCAATTGTACTGAGGTCATCCAGGCAAAACCTCACTAATGAAGACATACTATCCCAAGTAGATGCAAGCGGATCCCCAAGGAACACCACCTCACACCTTCTTGGCTGATACACAACAGGAAATGAGCTGTGTCTTCCAACCTCTCCTTTTGGAATAAAACCTTTCGGGAATCCCTTTCCAGGAGACACTGGGAAAGAGAGCACCCACTACTCCCGCCGTCCCACACTTGGGTCTGTGCTACTCGCTCCCCTAAACCGGGGCAGGGTCACAAGGCCGCGCCGCTGGAAGCCAGGGGCCCCAGGGCCATGGCCCGGACCGGGGCAGGCAGCTCCCGGAGCTCCGGGCGGGCCAGGGCCGGGGCCGCACCGCCTGCTCTCGCCCTTCGCACGCGCCGCCGCGCCCCCGCGCACCGAGAATGTTTGCGGCGGCGCAGGGAGCGGGGGCTCTGCGGCCAGGCTGCGGGGATGAAGCCACCCGGTCCGGCCCGGCTTCAGCCCGCAGGATGACTGACCTGCACCGCCCGGGCCCTCCCAGTGGTCCCGGCGCCTCCCTGGGGTCTCCAACCGCCCTCCCCCGTTCCCCACCTCGAGGCTGGCAGAGCTCCGGGCAGAAGCTCTCACTCTCAGGGGTAGCGCCCGCCTCCTGTCAGTGTCCCTGAAGGGCGGTTCCCCTCCTCCAGTCCCCCTTCGCCCTGCCCCTCGGTCTGATCGGGGGCGCTCACCAGTAGCCGTCGCAGCTGCGCAGGTGCCCTCGGCAAACAAGccactgagattacagacgttCGCGGTCTGGTGCAGGTTCGCCCGCCTCGGGATTTAAGTTTCCAGGCGGCCTTCCCCGCCCCCACCGCCTTCCCGCGCTGCGATTGGCTGTTCCGGCCACTGGGCGGGGCCCCGGGCGCTCAGAGCCCGCGCGTGACGCAGCCCAGTCCCAACCCGTCTCAGGTCTGGGCGCGCCTACCTCAATAGACCCTGGCTGCAGGAAGCGGAGCCGGGCGCCCGGGGGCTGCGCGGAGGAGGGGGAGGCGCCTCCCTGAAGGGCTCACATCTACTGACTTTCCCGACTTACTGCGCTGAGCGGGTGGTTTACAGCGAGCTCTGTGTGGTTTTTCAGTCCCTACTTTTCCTTAGTCCTAGAGTTTTTGGTGAAAATCTGCAGGGCCGGGAGCCAGGGTACTCTCGTTCAGTGGCTCCTGTTTAGTCCACGGCAAAGGTGGGACGGAGTGGAAGAACGCACAGCCCCCGGCAGAAGCATTACCTTCCACTTAAGGGTGGGTGCATCAGGGCTTTAGAAGAATCGGGTAAGGAAAGGCACCCCCAAAACACGGGATGGATGGTCGAGACCGGACACCAGGAGGGACGGGACTAGCTGATAGGGTGTCCAGAGACCGCGGGGCGTTTTGTGGTGCGTCCTTCCCAGTCTGTTGCATTCAGGGATTCTTCCTTCTCCCATGTCTttcaataccaaaaaaaaaaaaagttacagaaatatttggttaataaaaaagagaaaaaagttgagaatggtgaaattgctttaaaaatttttcttttgtagagatggagtttggctaAGTTCCCttaggctgctcttgaattcctggcctcaagcgatcctcccctctcagcctcccaaaagtggtgggattacaggcgtgagccactacgcccagtcTGAGAGTGGTGGAAATTGCTTTTACTTACCTACTCTCTGCTTATGGGTTACAACGTCTCTTCCTCAGTATTCAAAGTGTGCTTCTTTTGAGATTTAATAAATTTacttcaaaaatgtttaataccggcgcggtggcttacgcctgtaatcccagcactttgggaggccgaggcgggcggatcacgaggtcatgagatcgagaccatcctggccaacatggtgaaaccctgtctctactaaaaatgcaaaaattagctgggcgtggtggcacgcgcctgtagtcccagctactcaggaggctgaggcaggagaattgctggaacccgagaggcggaggttgcagtgagccgagatcgtgccactgcactccagcctggtgacagagcaaaactccgtcccaaaaaataaaaataaaaataaaaatatataatatcaggGTTGAGGTGATGCAGTTTGAGGAACTGCTCTTTATGGAGAAATATATATAGCTAAAGATTTAAGGAAATCATTAATAATTCAGAAACgtttctaattctttttaaagttatataaaaaacatccattataaaaaatatgttttagaaaataaacgTCCCTTGTCCCCTCTCCATAACCCTTTTCTAGGCatatctttttttgtctttacaaaaatgaaGTTATAATGCATATTGATTAATAAACTCTTAAAgattaaattgaaaaatatccacagtttttacttgttaatttgaaaatttgtgaaatcaagtttagcctaaagctgcctccccATGTgatttaagtttggcctaaaggtttctctgtacatagcAAATTGTAACCTAAATGgaggtgtaaacagactgtagccTGCTCTTGTGCCCATCCCCGAATTTCTGTAAATCAAAGAGGTTCAGttgttcaaaccatgttcaaataaggcaaacatggagctgtaaccaatcctgcagtttctgtgcctcacttgccgttttctgtctataaatcttcCCCCAtgtggctgcactggagtctctctgagcctactctggcacTGGAGGCTGCCAGATTCACGAATTGTTTTTTGCTCAATTAAATtctcttaaatttaatttggctatggattttcttttaacaaattaaaaacaaactgacAACTTTTCAGAAGCACCATCAGGcaaatacatctttttaaaaatcaatttattaataattatatgtcCTTCCTTTAAATAAATAGCAGCTTTTCCCTCTCAAACACAACTAGGGGCCAAAGCTCTCAGGTggttatataaaaaatacaaaagtatattGTATTgcaggccaaggtaggtggatctcctgagcctaggagtttgagaccagcctgggcaacatggcgaaatcacacctctaccaaaaatacaaaacaaacaaacaaaaattagccaggcttggtgatgcatgcctgtagtcccaactacttgggagactgaggttgtagtgagccgagcagagcatgcgccactgcactccagccgggatgacagagcgagatgccttctcaaaaaaaagaaaaaaaaaaaagcatcttgtACTGCAaatagctgggttttttttttcttttttaaaaattaatcattgtGTTGAACACAATCatcattcatatgtggaaataaatgaagaccacCACATAAGAACAAACAGAGGCCATATATTCAGAACTTGCTATAACAAAGGAGATAATTCAAAGACAAGGGAGAAGAAAAGCTTTAGGGGAAAAAGGGGGCAACTTCAGCTATGTCCTCTTTGCAGGGTGTCGTCATGGAGAAGCTGAAGGAGGGATAACTAGAGATGGAGCATCTTATGTGATTTGTTTGTGGAGTATATTTGGTTTTTCTGGTTTGTCCTGGGTTGGAAGCAGAGGCAAAAATGAGGAAGCTGTCAGCCACTGAGTAAGTCCTGACTGTTCTGAGTTGGTCCTTGCAGATATTATGCTTCATTTCTTCTGTGGGTCAGAGTTCTATTGCCATATACTATGGCCATTGTCTATTTGTTTACTCAGTCTATCACAAGAAAGGTAAGTTATTCTAACACGTGGGTTTTACAGTTGCCCTTGGGCCACAGCTCCTTAAGATTGTAGGGTGGAGAAACCTGCCAGGCCATTAAGATCTGTGCCTTAAGCAACAGCCTGACAGCAGATGAGTGGCAGGTGCTGCCCTGAAGAATGGCATCCCCTTTGCTTTTTGGAATGTGAGACAAAAGTAGTGAAGAAAACATAGACCCTTTTCCAACCAAGTGTGccccaaatctaaaattataCCAGAAATATGTAAATGCAGAAGAAACATGGGAGAAAGCCAATAAGCAAGAGGGCGGAAGACATTATTGCTCCAACTTAGGACAcctatttatatctatttatacACATCTGTAAAAAAATGCATTACAGAAATGTGGTATTACTAGCCAGgacagatatatttaaatatttgtttctttccctACTCTTCTATTCCTATTTCtttgcaaaataattttgatgAGTGATAATTTTTAGAACGGTCACATTTTAGTGAAGCAACCAAGACTTGGTTATGCCTTTAATAAAACAGAGTTGGCAGAACTTCCTGATTCCTATTTAAAATGCAGTGCCTGTGAAAGTATATTCTCACGTGCATCTGTGTAGCTTTCTTTTACTCACTATTAAAAGAGGATataggccagccatggtggctcacgtctgtaatcccagcactttgggaggctgaagtgggtggattacttgaggtcaggagtttgaaacaagccctggccaagatagtgaaaccctgtctctactaaaaatacaaaaaaaattaggcaggtgtggtggtgcatgcctgtagtcccagctacttgggaggctgaggcaggagaatcggggagaggcggaggttgcagtgagccaagattgcgccactgcactctagcctgggcaacagagtgagactctgtctcaaaaataaataaataaataaataaataaataaataaataaataaataaaagaggatataattCTTTACCCAGTCTCCGGAAATTTTAAACCATAGGGGAACTGGCAAACTTAGTGTGGCGGCATTCAAGACCCTGACATCACTTAACACCTCTCCCCAGTATAACAGCCCCCTCCGATTTGTTTAAATTCACTGAGCCAAGAATTACTCTTAAGAAGCATTATCCAGCAAACTGTCCACTTGCAAAATGGTTTGTCACCATTGATAATCATATAGCAAACAGCCTGTTTATGATTTGAGGTTCATATGAAACCACTTATGAAATAACTACTTTTCTGGGTTACTGTAACTGTGCTTTTCCTGTAGAGTTAAATTATCAGCCAATTCATCAAGCATGTAAATCAATCAATGAGAATTCAGCTCTTACTCGGTACCAGTTCTTCTCTTCTGGTGTAGCATGagcattcacttccacattcttaGCTTTCCTAACAGCTTTCTCTGAGGTTCAGCCTTTCTGTATTCAAATATGTGGTTCACTGTAGTAATTTCAGTTCTATAGCAAATCGAACAGGACAGATATATTTAAATGGAACTGTGGTGAAGCACCTTTGTATAGCAGGTAACAAGGAAACCAATTCACAAGAGAAATGGTGGAATTTCTCCCCTCCTCTAAAACAGTAATCCACAAACTCTCAGCCAAATCTGAAAAATTCTTCAAACCTCAAAAAGTCCTTTCAAGAAACAAGGTGTATTCATTTCCTGTGTCTGCTGTAACAAATCcccacaaactcagtggcttgaAACAGGAGTCCTTTATTccctcacagttatggaggccagaagtcctaAAGAGGCATCACTGGGCTAAAGACCAGGTGTGATAgggctccctcccttcctccctcctgaggttctaggggagaatctgtgcCTTGCCTCTCCCAGCACTGGTGGTTGCTTGCATTCCTTGTCTTGTGACCATATCACTCTAATCTCTGTGACTACATTGCTATCTCTTCTGTCTGTGTCTAATCTCCCtccctcttataaagacaccTGTGACTGCATTTAGGGCTTATTCAGGTAACCCAGGATAACCGTTCCATTTCAGAACTATTCATGGAATCACATTTACAAAGTCTTTGCTGTTTAAGATAACAGCTTCAGGGGCCAGGAATTAAGACCTGCTGTCAGTGGGGGCTATAAACATCCTGGTACACATGgcataaataaaaatcagtttcTTGACAACGCTGATGAAAACTTTGTGTTTATTATAACTTGAGgctggccaggcgcgatggctcatgcctgtaatcccaacactttgggaggctgacgcgggcagatcacttgaggtcaggagtttgagaccagcctggccaacatggtgaaaacccatctctactcaaaacataaaaattagccgggcttggtggcgggcacctgtaatcccagctactcgggaggctgaggtaggaggattgcttgaaccctggaggcggaggttgcagtgagccgagatcatgccactgcactccagcctgggcaacagagtgagactctgtctcaaaaaataaaataaaattaaaataagataagataagataaaataaaataaaataaaataataaaataacttaagGCTGACCTGACTAAGAGAGTTGGACCCTACACTCCCTGGGAACTTCCCACACTGTGACTTCTTtgctccatctcagcctcagatCCCTGCCTCATGTACCTGAGTATTGGCAACATTTCCTGCCTTGTGTTTCCCTTGCAATGCTTGACACAGCCTTTTAAGTTTCAAGACCCTGGCCAGGCCTAGTgattggctcatgtctgtaatcccagtgctttggaaggcggaggcgggaggattgcttgagctcaggagttcgagaccagcctgggcaacatagggagaacttgtctctacaaaaaataaataaaaatagccaaagcttggcggtgcgtgcctatagtcccaccaactcaagaggctgaagtgggaggatggcttgagcccaggaggttgagggtgcagtaagccatgactgtaccactatactccagcctgggcaacagagggagaccctgtctcaaaaaacaaaaaagtttcaaGATCCCCACACAGCAGCTTTTACAACCCCTCCTTACTCTTTTCACAGCCAGCTGTCCCATGGTCTCTGCATAAAAAAGCACTGCTTACCCACCCTTTTCCTGAGACACTTCTGGTTTCGGCTTGGAGCATCTCCTTGTTGCAATATCTTGTATTAATAAAGTCTTTCCTTACTAATGTAGGAACGTGCATTTTTTCCCCTTGACACCCTGTGTCACTTTAGTGAGTGGTGAAGACAGAGAAGGCTCTGTGCTGTGAGAGGCTCAGCTTGCAGATGCACCTGTCCTGGGGTTGCTCCAGAGGAAGAGCGTCTCTGTGACTTCCTGGGTTTCCAATAGCTGAAGAATTCTTAGGTGTGGGCACTGTTCTGAGCATTTCACACGTGCTCCTGAGGTCATCTTCCCAACAACCCTATGATGCTCATTCTCAGACACCAGCTTTATCAGAATCACGTGGAGGCTCCTGAAAGTTCAGGTTGCTGAACATATCCcccagtttctgattcagtaggtctgggacgGGGTTCCAGAATTTGCTTTCTAAAAACTTCCCAaggtgggctgggcgcagtaactcatgcctgtaatcccagcactttgagagcccaaggtgggcggatcactgaggtcaggagctccagaacagcctggccaacatggcaaaaccctgtctctactaaaaacacgaaaattagctggcgtggtggtgcacgcctgtaatcccagctactcaggaggctgaggcaggagaattgtttgcacccgggaggcggaggttgcagtgagctgagatagcgccacttcactccagcctgggcgacagagcaagactccgacccCACCCtccccaaacaacaacaacaacaacaacaacaaccaccacccacacaaaaaacaaaaaaaacaaaacttcacaaGGGATGCAGGGGAAcccactttgaaaaccactgccctAGGAGATGCGGGCTCTTCtataccccattttacagatgagggtgGACAGGGCAGTGGGAGATACAGAATCAAGGGTGAGGACAGGCTCTTTTCTAAAGTGAATGAATAACTTAATGTACGTTAGGCCATCAGGGCTTAGAAAAGGAAGCTGAGCTTTTGGTCTCTTGCCTGGTCCCTCCCCCAGTGCCCATCACTTGCTTGGCAAACTGGACTCTGGGAGCCAGAGGGTACTAAGAGAGCTGGAACGGGAGCACCAAGGCCATGCAGGTAAAGCCCCGAGGCTCCCCAGGGCAGTCTCTCCACTTCAGTGTGAATGAGGCTCAGCTGGATTCACACTGAAAGGAATAAAAGACAGGTGAGTCACGCAGCAGGCAGGCTGCCCGGGCAGGACTGGGCCTCCACACCTT from Pongo abelii isolate AG06213 chromosome 13, NHGRI_mPonAbe1-v2.0_pri, whole genome shotgun sequence includes these protein-coding regions:
- the CTSV gene encoding cathepsin L2, whose protein sequence is MNLSLVLAAFCLGIASAVPKFDQNLDTKWYQWKATHRRLYGANEEGWRRAVWEKNMKMIELHNGEYSQGKHGFTMAMNAFGDMTNEEFRQMMGCFRNQKFRKGKVFREPLFLDLPKSVDWRKKGYVTPVKNQKQCGSCWAFSATGALEGQMFRKTGKLVSLSEQNLVDCSHPQGNQGCNGGFMDKAFQYVKENGGLDSEESYPYVAMDEICKYRPENSVANDTGFTVILPGKEKALMKAVATVGPISVAMDAGHSSFQFYKSGIYFEPDCSSKNLDHGVLVVGYGFEGANSDNSKYWLVKNSWGPEWGSNGYVKIAKDKNNHCGIATAASYPDV